From Colias croceus chromosome Z, ilColCroc2.1:
ATGAAATGAAACATTGACATTTTCTGGGTTTTTGTATGGAGGAATTATAGCCGCGGGAAACAAATAGTTTAGATTTAAACTTTAATCTTTTCTTTAGATTTCATTTGAAGAGTTTGAAGATTCAGTGTGATAATCAATTCACTTATAGGAAGTTTTTGTTGATACTCGATAAAatgcttattattttatggggAAAATTTTAATCATGAAACGAATAATTGCAAAATTTGAACTATACAAAAAGTTTCATATTTCGTAATTTATTTCCACAATTTATTGTCATTCAATCTTATTTTTGAATGCATCTGAACAAAAGTCTGGCCGCTTTACCAATTTCCGAATAACTGCAGCCAAACTGACATTTCAGCGTATTTCAAAAGATTGAACTCTATCTTGTTTTTTCAATACCAGAATCTGGTTGAAGCGGGTCCGACCCCCGAATGCCAATAAGAAGGTTTGAAATCGAGATATTGCTAAAAGCCGAACGAGGAAGCGTTGTGAAATTCCATTGACAGTTCTATACAGATTCCCGGGAATTTTTCACTTCTTTCAATGACCATCAGATGCAATTTTTAGTCCGTTTTGATATTAAAGCTGGAACAGAGTTTTAACATTGCGTCGTTTTGGAGATGTAATGAAAATTCATGTACCACactatttaaacaaaaacaagtactaaaaagtaaaaactaaacatataataataaaatcatagaaaaagaaaaaaaaaagcaacTTCAAAGTAAAATGTAACAGCATGTGCTGCATTTATTTGACGCATTGATTTTTAGAAGTTTAGTAGTATTTCAACAACAAAAGTTAAAAGttgctaaataaattatttcttttgtttcagATGTGGTTAACAGTAGTTGTAATTGCTGcgataattgttttaatactaTATTTGGACACAGTGAAACCAAATAAATTTCCTCCCGGTCCGAAATGGTTACCAATACTAGGCTGTGCGTATGAAATACAGAAAATCCGCGAGAAAAGCGgttatttatacaaatgtaTCCAGATATTATCCGATATGTATACTCCAGACAGCTCCTTAGTGGGCATTAAAATCGGAAAAGATCGGATCGTCATAGTAAACAGCCTTGAAGCGAATAAAGAAATGCTTTATCACGAAGACATTGATGGTCGGCCAAAGGGTATATTCTACCAAACGCGGACCTGGGGTGAGAGGAAAGGAGTGCTGCTCACAGATGGGGAACTATGGAAGGAACAAAGAAGGTTCCTAATAAAACACTTGAAAGAGTTCGGCTTCGGTAGACGGGGCATGCAGGAAATATCGCAGTCAGAAGCGAGCCACATCGTTAAAGATCTATTCAAAGCGATGGGAGAGAAAGGCAGCGCTGAAATATACATGCACAACTTCTTCAacacatacatattaaatactttgtGGACGATGATGGCTGGGATTCGTTATGAACCAAGCGATCCAGAGATGGTACTTCTCCAACAACTCTTATTCGATTTGTTCGCTGCTATCGACATGGTTGGATGCACTTTTAGTCACTTTCCTATACTCAGTGTGTTAGCCCCGAAAGCGTCTGGTTACTCGAATTTCGTCATGACTCATGAGAGAATTTGGGAGTTTCTTCGAGACGAGATTAATAAACACAAGGCGCGGTTCGATCCGAACGTCGAAGATAAAGACTTCATGGATGTTTATATTAGAGTTTTGAATCAGCCAGGGGAGAAGTCGACATATTCTGAGGGCCAGCTTGTAGCTATGTGCATGGACATGTTTATGGCCGGCACAGAAACAACAAGCAAGAGCATGAGCTTCTGTTTTAGCTACTTGGTCCGGAACCAAGAAGCACAGAAGAAGGCACAGGAGGAACTCGACAGGGTCATCGGTAGGGACCGTACACCTACTCTAGAAGATAAAGTGAAGTAAGTAacgctatttttatttacttatctattaggtatctattcaaattatttaatgcgTCTTGTTTTATCAAATCAATGTGTAAAGATAGTCTTCATaacgttatttttttgtactgaactgtattttttacttttagctTGCCGTACAATGAAGCTATTCTTCATGAAAGCGTTCGTCACTTCATGGGAAGGACATTTGGTGTTCCCCACCGCGCCCTGAAAGATACCACACTCGCTGGATACAGAATTCCCAAGGTAAAtcctacaaatattataaacgcgcaagtttgtgaggatagaTGGATGGACGGATATTTGATATTCTTTCACGTAATCGATAGTCGATAGTCTTTCACTACCGAACCGATTAGTACATacatttggtatgtaggttgctgaagacccagaataagacattGGCTGGACAAGGCGGTTGAAGCCGCGAGCAGAAatctagtattaaatattttctcagTATGTAACCCAAACACTTATTCAGCTAAATGAAGCAATTCTAAATCGTCTTCTATTTGAAAAcctaatagaataaaataggTTTCTTGTCCACGTTTTTTGAGAAACACTGCGATAGGCATAtacgtatattatattgtaaaaaaaaaactaaaataaacacCAAACGCACCTTTAATTTCtaacaaaaactttataacgatagcataaatataattacacgATTTATTCCAGGATACAATGGTAGTCTCGAACTATACGAATATCCTGATGGACGAGAACCTGTACCCTGACCCTCACGAATTCAAGCCGGAGCGTTTTATATCCAATGGCAAGATCTCCTTACCAGACCATTACTTCCCGTTCGGTCTGGCAAAGCACCGGTGCCTGGGAGACGTTCTGGCGAAGtgtaacattttcattttcacgACATATTTCCTGCAGAGGTTTTCTCTACTGCCTGTGCCAGGGCAGCCTCTGCCATCTTTGAATCACGTGGACGGCGCCACGCCATCAGCCGCCCCTTTCAAGGCACTAATTGTAAGCCGGTAttgataagtaaataaattattttgaaataaatagtgTATAATGCGATTTTGGGTGATagtgttgttttattaaaactaaatacctAATTGCAGGTTTAGGAAAAAGGTATTATATTTCCAGCTTCTAACATTGAATATCTGTAATCAGTGAAACAAAGGAAATACAATACAAGTTTGTACTCATTGCCAAATTAAATACTCGTatagaaatgaaataaaagcaaaGATAAATGGTAAATGGTCCCCTCGTAACCTGATCATTTCTTCCTCCTCAGAAAGCAAGACCTTTCCATATCATTTAAGGGCACAAACAAACCaagacaaataaatacaaaagttttgaagtgaaacttctttatcggtgttggaaaaaaatttagtgtaagtacctttttttcgttacgcgtaaCATTTACGTTACCTACGGCTACGCGCcattttttcttatccctacctcGCGTGATttcgtatttctgtaaagtatagtaaattattttttgaaaaataaggtcataaagaagattcacttcttacgtgtgtacactactagtacacgcacacatttttttggtAAGGtacttaacattttataatatcagtttaaaaaatccttAGCCTTCCATAGGGACAAATCTTTCAAAATCTGGACGTCTGTCGAGGTAAGTCAGGAGAAACAACTAGTAATCACGGCAGTTCATCCACATTACTACGAGTTACAACaaaatgcataatatttatgtatttattaccgGTTTCTTACATAAGTTGTTACGACAATGTTCGCTAAAAAGTGGGTTAGCTTATGTCGTGGGCTAGGTTGAGGTATCGAATCGTCTGCTATTTTTGTAAGGTGACCCCAATCAGGTGACCCAAGTGCATCCCAGTTTTATCCAATAAGTAATTTGGTTTGGTAAATCTGTTTTGAAATAGATATCcactgttttattattaaattgtatttcttAGTGGTTATTTTCATACATCgttagtttttataattatgtcaaCAAGctatgccccgcggtttcacccgcattgttcgctcttgttggtcttagcgtgatgatattatatagcctataactttcctcgataaatgggaaatctaacaccgaaagaatttttcaaattggaccagtagttcctgaatTTAGCgccttcaaacaaacaaactcttcagctttataatattagtatagattggaCAGTAGTTAGTGacttaaaaagttaaaaataatgtccaaCATGAGCCAGAAAAATGGTTCGATCCGCACATTGTATTCCGAATAATATTGTAAgaggttatttttattgttagttACCTGCAGTACCTAATCTTAAATAGAGTTAACATGTAAAAAATGGatcagattaaaaataataaaatcttagTAATCATTGTAACTACATTGTACAAACTTTTCTTGGATAAAAGCTCGTAAGAAACTATTTAGTAATACCTGTGTGCTGATAAAGGGAAGTACACCCCTTTTATAGTTCTCCGAtggttttgtttattatcagGTATGTTTTGTGGTCTGAAATCTTATTTAGGTGCGCTTAGTAACTAGTCACTAGAGTACTTATTTCTACATCGAGCATGCAAGCGGAGACGCTGTCTGTAACTTATATTAGGTAAGTaccaatattttatgtaggttGTATGAAACAATGGTAAAAAGTCGAATGGTTACGAACTATACGTcataaagaattattatttttggcaCCTGTATacttgtttgtatgtatgtaactGTCTCTTTTATTTTCACCTGATAATTAGTATagacggacagatttaattcaaactttgtgtCTACCTACATTTATCTAGAATCGGCGACAATCAACCcgtaaaatagtaaaaataagtaggtatgtagttacctaagtattttttaaatgtaatttttttatgtataaagtaGGCGTGACGATatagtaggtagtaggtaggtacctatagccTCGATAAaagggctatctaacaccgaaagaatttttaaaatcggataAGTATCTTCAGTAAGTATCTTAAGTATCTTCATACTTTTCCTATATCttaaggttgcctggaagataTCGCTTCTTAGCGATAACGCCGCCTGTTTGTACCGCTTCATTgtttgtgtattatttttgtttgattttgtttgttttgtgtgtgcaataaagtgttttttatttattttattttattaagtagttcctgagattagtacgttcaaacaaacaaactctttagctttataatattactacctagataggtagtagagcagctgctccgcgcggtttcacccctgtGGGCCCTGTGGCTCCACTCCTCGTGgtcatagcgtgatgatattatataaaagccTAACCTGTgttataaccttcctcgataaatgggctatcttacaccgaaagaatttttcaaatcggaccagtagttcccgagattagcgcgttcaaacatacaaacaaacaaactcttcagctttataatattagtatagattagtagcTATAGATTGATAAAACAGTTATAATAGTGTGTTgaaacattttcaaaataatattgatatatttttaagtaactaTTTGAActtcaaattaatattctgatgatttaatatttgaatattagtAAAGCCTAGcgtacataaattttaattttctactGGTACGGATGTATCAATAATTGTTATGGACTAGTGTAGTACCCTGTGGTAGTACCatagaatacataatacataattacatagtagctaaagtcaaaataatgataaaaacgAAGTGACTGCTGCCATCTAGTTCCtattttaatcatattaaaacaTGTTGAGTGTTGACGTCTAACAAGCTAACCGTTTTGCAGTAAGCAAGTTTACTAATAGTACAGTGTGTATCCGAGAGATGGCgcaaaacttaatatttacaaaaatattcatcaCCAGCTGTTCTCCGCGGCTTTACAgcatgatgataatataatatagcctattatCTAATCTGTGAATCTgtgaattgaaaaaaactaaCGAAAAAACTGTTctaaacgtcgggaaaataatataatgaataaatcgcatttaaaatccgttaaaatctttaatttttatattttaatttcattaccACTTGTCTAACGCAGTAAATGCACGGTGCATTGTGAGTGGCATTCAATTGTAAAACTGAAATTTTCTTACAAAACTGttttgtgtaaatattttgagagCATATTTTAGGCTATAATCTTCTCAAATCTAATGCATCTGAGATTCAtaaactaggtaggtacctactggcAATAGCATGAGACATCgtaatattgaaatttgatCTTAATTTTGCTACTAATAACTACTTTCATTAAATGTTTCATTGCTTGATTTTAAATTCTGTATCATctaggtaagtaggtaggttttttttaaatttttctagATAATAAATCCAGGTATCCAAATTCAAAAATGATAATTCAAAGATCTAAATAATCTGACACAAATTTTGAAAAGGAATGAATTGGAATGAAATCTTTACGACAttacggaaaagtaaaatatatgaaatcgAAAGAAgctactattaattattattcaggTTTTGTTCGACTTCCTCCTACAAAAGATAGGTACATTTTAAAGcgagatttaataataaactcaatataacataataattataaaattgaacacaatAAACCCCAAGCCAAGCGAACGGGGTTAAAAATATCGGGGTTcagtcattaaaaatatttactatttagttcGTGGTTTCTCTTCAAACTCAGTTTGAAGATAACAGCTGAGTCTGTGGTCCATGTATAGGTAGAGTtggtgtttatttgttttaaaattgtgtattAAAAATCAACATAATTACCCTGAAGATGCTTTTGCCATTGCTTTCAATTTAATGCAATATTTCATCATATCAGCTGCTGATATGATGAAATATACGCGATCCTTTAAGTTAGGATCGCGTTAAGTCAAGCGAATTATGCAACATTAATTTTTGAATCCTTTATTAATCCTTATGAATACCAAATGCAGAATAGAAATACGGTGCGTCTGTCTGTCCGTGACCCCACTAGCTTCggaaacattaaataatataattaataaatcgcgtttaaactTATTTAGTTAAATGCATAATATTCGCATAAAATAACCAATAAAACACTAAATACATAATGATTATAGTTTGTATGTGTACCGTAATCACGTGGGAGAGAAGTGTGTCTTGTGTCgaaatattattgtgaaaatCGTAAGTAATTTAGGTACTAGTATTTTGCACGTGGATTTGTTCACATCAATTTAAGTAATTCCGTGAAAATTAAGGCAACATAAAGTACACTGGCTTGACATTTTTGATTGTTTTTCTCGCCGCTCGTCCTGGCTCTGTTTGAATCATtagagtataatatattatcattaaagtttaatataaGTAGATATCATTAGAGTATTAGAGTACTAtagcattaaaaattatagatgCATTGTAGATTCTATTCTATGGCTGGGATCgatcgataaaaataaagaaaatgacTTTCATAAAGCATTATTAATTAGACATACCTACTAATGCTTTCGGCCGATGAAAGAATTTTCCAAATCGATCTAACTGTTTCGGATACtgtttattacctacataatttcCGAGAACGGAACATAAATCAAATCTATTCACTTTATAGTATTAgtgtacattaaattattattgtacaatAGTGTTGTGTGTTTAAGTGAATaggtaatatatgtataattttattgtccataataaaaaaaaacagatgaaccctagattttttttaattttatccattctatgaataaatgttttgtaaaaattaacatcTGAAGGTTTTAAAACACTCCTAAATTCAATCTGtaaagttttttaaaaaggGTATGAAAATAGTTCCCCGCATTTCTAGCAGTTGAAACCGCGGGACGCAGCTAGTTCattcatacataatacaatcgAATTGATTAGGCTATCAGATTCAATATGAGGTAATCAATAATCATGCaattatctatctatcttGTATTCATATACCACACtattcaaacaaaaacaatggctaaaagaaaaaacaactTTAAACTAAAATGTAACATCGTAGTACAGAAAGGGAGACCACCACTCAGCATATTATGCTGCGTCTATAAATTAGACGCAGCGCTGATTTTTAGAAGTttagtagtaggtacctatttaaataacaaaaattaaaagttgctaaataaattatttcttttgtttcagATGTGGTTAACAGTAGTTGTAATTGCTGcgataattgttttaatactaTATTTGGACACAGTGAAACCAAATAAATTTCCTCCCGGTCCGAAATGGTTACCAATACTAGGCTGTGCGTATGAAATACAGAAAATTCGCGAGAAAAGCGgttatttatacaaatgtaTCCAGATATTATCCGATAAGTATACTCCAGACAGCTCCTTAGTGGGCATTAAAATCGGAAAAGATCGGATCGTCGTGGTAAACAGCCTTGAAGCGAATAAAGAAATGCTTTATCACGAAGACATTGATGGTCGGCCAAAGGGTATATTCTACCAAACGCGGACCTGGGGAGAGAGGAAAGGAGTGCTGCTCACAGATGGGGAACTATGGAAGGAACAAAGAAGGTTcctaataaaacatttgaaagAATTCGGCTTCGGTAGACGGGGCATGCTGGAAATATCGCAGTCAGAAGCGAGCCACATCGTAAAAGACGTATTCAAAGCGATGGGAGAGAAAGGCAGCGCTGAAATATACATGCACAACTTCTTCAACACATACATTTTGAATACTTTGTGGACGATGATGGCTGGGATTCGTTATGAACCAAGCGATCCAGGGATGGTACTGCTCCAACAACTCTTATTCGATTTGTTCGCTGCTATCGACATGATTGGATGCACTTTTAGTCACTTTCCTATACTCAGTGTGGTAGCCCCGAAAGCGTCTGGTTACTCGAATTTCGTCATGACTCATCAGAGAATTTGGGAGTTTCTCCGGGAAGAGATTAATAAACACAAGGCGCGGTTCGATCCGAACGTCGAAGATAAAGACTTCATGGACGTTTATATTAGAGTTTTGAATCAGCCAGGGGAGAAGACGACATATTCTGAGGGCCAGCTTGTAGCTATGTGCATGGACATGTTTATGGTCGGCACAGAAACTACGAGCAAGAGCATGGGCTTCTGTTTTAGCTTCTTGGTCCGGAACCAAGAAGCACAGAAGAAGGCACAGGAGGAACTCGACAGGGTCGTCGGAAGGAACCGTGCACCTACTCTAGAAGATAAAGTGAAGTAAgtaaagcgcgtcacacacggtgttttatgtattttatgttaagattctctaatataaaacgttatagtatcttaaggtatccggtatcagcgttctgaccatcatttttctttttgtcattgcatactaagacccctgtagaaccgccatcctgttacaaatgacccacaAAATTGCGGGTCAAAAAAATGATGgccagaacgctgataccggataccttatgatactataacgttttatattagagaatcttaacataaaatattatagtatcttcaccgtgtgtatctattatgtatctattcaaattatttaatgagtCTTGTTTAATCAAATCAATGTGTAAATATCGTATTCTTaacgttaattttttgtactgaact
This genomic window contains:
- the LOC123705568 gene encoding probable cytochrome P450 303a1, with protein sequence MWLTVVVIAAIIVLILYLDTVKPNKFPPGPKWLPILGCAYEIQKIREKSGYLYKCIQILSDMYTPDSSLVGIKIGKDRIVIVNSLEANKEMLYHEDIDGRPKGIFYQTRTWGERKGVLLTDGELWKEQRRFLIKHLKEFGFGRRGMQEISQSEASHIVKDLFKAMGEKGSAEIYMHNFFNTYILNTLWTMMAGIRYEPSDPEMVLLQQLLFDLFAAIDMVGCTFSHFPILSVLAPKASGYSNFVMTHERIWEFLRDEINKHKARFDPNVEDKDFMDVYIRVLNQPGEKSTYSEGQLVAMCMDMFMAGTETTSKSMSFCFSYLVRNQEAQKKAQEELDRVIGRDRTPTLEDKVNLPYNEAILHESVRHFMGRTFGVPHRALKDTTLAGYRIPKDTMVVSNYTNILMDENLYPDPHEFKPERFISNGKISLPDHYFPFGLAKHRCLGDVLAKCNIFIFTTYFLQRFSLLPVPGQPLPSLNHVDGATPSAAPFKALIVSRY
- the LOC123705577 gene encoding probable cytochrome P450 303a1; amino-acid sequence: MWLTVVVIAAIIVLILYLDTVKPNKFPPGPKWLPILGCAYEIQKIREKSGYLYKCIQILSDKYTPDSSLVGIKIGKDRIVVVNSLEANKEMLYHEDIDGRPKGIFYQTRTWGERKGVLLTDGELWKEQRRFLIKHLKEFGFGRRGMLEISQSEASHIVKDVFKAMGEKGSAEIYMHNFFNTYILNTLWTMMAGIRYEPSDPGMVLLQQLLFDLFAAIDMIGCTFSHFPILSVVAPKASGYSNFVMTHQRIWEFLREEINKHKARFDPNVEDKDFMDVYIRVLNQPGEKTTYSEGQLVAMCMDMFMVGTETTSKSMGFCFSFLVRNQEAQKKAQEELDRVVGRNRAPTLEDKVNLPYNEAILHESVRHFMGRTFGVPHRALKDTTLAGYRIPKDTMVVSNYTNILMDENLYPDPHEFKPERFISNGKISLPDHYFPFGLAKHRCLGDVLAKCNMFLFTTSVLQRFSLLPVPGQPLPSLNHVDGATPSAAPFKALIVSRY